Within the SAR202 cluster bacterium genome, the region TGATCCGAGAATAACCACTACATACGGGCTCGGAGAGCTGATTACGGGTGCGCTGGACGCGGGCTTCCGCAAGTTCATCGTCGGCATCGGCGGCAGCGCCACCAACGACGCCGGCGGCGGCATGGCACAGGCGCTCGGAATTCGCTTGCTGGACAGGCACGGCAAAGACCTGCCGCCCGGGGGAATGGCGCTGGCGACGCTTGATCGCATCGACGTGTCCGGCCTGGACGCCCGCGTCCGGGAAGCCGATTTCCAAGTTGCCTGCGACGTTTCAAATCCGCTTACCGGGCCGCGTGGCGCCTCCGCCGTATACGGCCCTCAGAAGGGCGCGACTCCGGAAATGGTCAAGGACCTGGACGCCGCACTCAAGCATTTCGCCCAGGTGGTGGCCCGAGACATAGGTGTGGATATTGACGAAGTGCCCGGCGCGGGCGCTGCGGGCGGCCTGGGAGGCGGGATGATTGCCTTCGTCGGCGGCAAGCTGCGACGCGGCGTGGACATCGTCCTTGACACGGTTGGAATAGACGACCAGCTTGAGGGCGCGGACCTTGTTATCACGGGCGAGGGCCAGCTCGACTTTCAGACGGTCTTCAACAAGGCGCCGATCGGAGTGGCCTGGAGGGCGCAGGAGCGGGGCATCCCTGTCATAGCCATCTCCGGCTCGCTTGGCCAGGGCTTCACAGACGTGCACAAGCACGGCATCGCCGCTGCCTCTCCTATTGTTAACTCCCCAATGACGCTCGAGGACGCGTCGGCGCGCGCAGGCGAGCTCCTTGCCTCCGCCGCGGAGCAGGCGCTGCGCTATATGAAGGTGGGCGCGCAGGTGTACGCCCGCAAGTAACAGCCCGGCAAAACGAGAAATTCACGGTTCTTTGACACACCCCATCGCGCGCTGCGGATGGGGTGTGTTTTTGCCTTGCTGAAGACACTCCGCCCTTTCCTCCCGCCGA harbors:
- a CDS encoding glycerate kinase, encoding MKIVIAPQAFKGSISALDVARAISEGVHRVEPTAKTVLVPVADGGDGTLETLIEAIGGEVRTSPVTGPLGEKVKARWGALKGETAMLEMAMSSGLALVPKEKRDPRITTTYGLGELITGALDAGFRKFIVGIGGSATNDAGGGMAQALGIRLLDRHGKDLPPGGMALATLDRIDVSGLDARVREADFQVACDVSNPLTGPRGASAVYGPQKGATPEMVKDLDAALKHFAQVVARDIGVDIDEVPGAGAAGGLGGGMIAFVGGKLRRGVDIVLDTVGIDDQLEGADLVITGEGQLDFQTVFNKAPIGVAWRAQERGIPVIAISGSLGQGFTDVHKHGIAAASPIVNSPMTLEDASARAGELLASAAEQALRYMKVGAQVYARK